The region TTAGTTCTATAGGACAATCTTTTTTATAAGAGTTTCCTTCAATCATCCGCTTTTTTATTTCTGTTGTTATATTTGTTATTTTATAATTATACTCTGCAAATAATATTGAAGAAAATAAAAATATTGTAAATAAAACTTTGATTTTTTTTCCTTTTTGATTTTTTATCTTTAAAAAATAACATAATATTGCATTAGTTATATACTTTTGATAAAATAACTTCAATGAAGAAAAAAATATTTACTCTTGGACTAATTTTTACACTAACTGGATGTGGTATAAATGATGCCATAAATATCACCACAGCAGTAATAAGTAAAAACCCATCAGCAGCTTTCAAATCTATTGCTCAATCAAAAGCCCTAGGATATACTATAAATCCAAAACGTCTATCGAATGACTTAGAGTTTATTAGCTCTTTACTTGATGATATAACTTCTGTATGGGGAGAAGGCAATGAAAAACTGCCAAAAGAAAAAGAGTATGTAAAATATATGCAAAACTACAAAAGTAGAGCTTTGATTGATTTTGATAAAGGTATTGTAACTGTTGAGACAATCGATACAAAAAATACCAGACGTAGTTTAACAAATGCAATTATCACAACCCTTCTTCTACCTGATGACCCAAGAGCTGTTGATTTGTTTGGAACAAGTGAAGTTAAACTGGGTGCCACTCCTTATTTACTAGGAGAGATAAAAGATGATAAAAACGAAAATATAAGATACGAATGGAGAGCAAATAGATTTGCCGAGATTCTAATAAATAAACAATTAAAAGAAAAAACAATTAAAAAAGAGGGAAAAAATCTTACTGTATATTACGTAAATATCCCTATGGTTAAAGACCATGCCTCAATAAGAGTCGCAAAGTTTCAACCATTAGTAAATAAATATGCAAGAAAATTTAATGTCAGTAAAAATTTAATCAATGCAATAATA is a window of Arcobacter sp. LA11 DNA encoding:
- a CDS encoding murein transglycosylase domain-containing protein, whose protein sequence is MKKKIFTLGLIFTLTGCGINDAINITTAVISKNPSAAFKSIAQSKALGYTINPKRLSNDLEFISSLLDDITSVWGEGNEKLPKEKEYVKYMQNYKSRALIDFDKGIVTVETIDTKNTRRSLTNAIITTLLLPDDPRAVDLFGTSEVKLGATPYLLGEIKDDKNENIRYEWRANRFAEILINKQLKEKTIKKEGKNLTVYYVNIPMVKDHASIRVAKFQPLVNKYARKFNVSKNLINAIIKTESNFNQFAISSAGALGLMQIVPTSAGRDAYKHTKGSSWTPSKEYLFDAKNNIELGSAYIQLLNSKYLNGIYNQVSKEYCVISAYNTGSGNVLKTFSTDNKKAKDLINRKTPSEVYNTLKNKLPYKETRRYLQKVINYKKEFVNL